In Alteromonas sp. RKMC-009, the genomic stretch AACAGCCCTCTGCCGGTGAGAAAAGCGTAAAATCCGGGCGGAAAACGTCCTGGTTGTCGTGTCATGGTATCCTTTACTGGTTGAGCATCCTTTGCGGAGCAATGACTTAACGTAGATGTTGGAAGACTATCTCTTCAATTTGTTTGCCAAGGTCCCGCAATACATTGATATCCTGATCAGAAAACGTGCGGGGCGCGTCATAGATAACGCACAATGTACCCAGCTCGTAACCATCCGGGGATTTCAGGATCATGCCAGCATAAGCCCGGATAAAGGGTTCACCTTTAACCAGCGGACTGCCTGCAAAGCGGTTATCCTGTGTGGCATCAGGTACAATCAGGTATTCTTCTTCGGCGATGGCATAAGTACAGAAAGACACATTTCGCGGCGTCTCAGTTTTATCCAGACATTGTCTGGATTTAAACCACTGGCGATCTTCTGCTATCAGACTGACAAGACATATCTTACAGTCAAAATACGCTTGCGCGGCTTTCGTTATCGCATCTAACCGTTCATCCGGCTCAGTATCGAGAATTTTCAGGTCGTGCAACGCTTTTAAGCGGGCGTCTTCGTAGGGCAGAACGGGATAATCCATACAGGGGTCACATCAGATCCGCAAGGGACCGGCCAATGTTTGTTACGACAGGTATGGGATTCTATATTAACTCTGCGCGGTGAAGAATATTTTTTCTTTAAATTTGAACTATAGTATAGAGACTATGTTTTAATGCGTTACGCTGAACACGGTTTACGTATGTAACATGTTGTGAAAGTGGAAAAAAACAGGATTTTCTGAGGTGGAAGGTCAGGTAAAGGAATAGATGTTTAAAGTTCAGTCGCACATGCAAAAACTGCTGGCCACTTTTCTGGTCTCAACAGGCTATATATTGTTTGGACTGCTCAGTATATGGGCTGCCATTCCGCCCGGTTTTGCTACGGTAGTCTGGCCCGCTGCCGGCCTCGGTCTGCTGGCCGTACTTTTGCTTGGCCCGTTTGCATTGTTTGGTGTGTTTGCCGGTGCTGCAGTGCTTAATTTCATTATATCTTTAAACTATGCCGGCGGAGAGCCGTCATTGTTTGTTTCCGGCATGATGGGGGCGTTCGCGGCAACACAGGCGCTGGTCGGGCGGGTACTGATTGTCAGTGTCATTCCCGCGCCGGTTAATTTTGTACGTCCTGCGGTGGTGGCGAAATTTTTATTGCTCGGAGCAATTATCAGCCCCTTAACCGGCGCCACATTGAGCAATATTTTTCTCTGGGCACAGGGGGTTATTTCTGACCAGGACTGGTTTAAAAACTGGGTAAGCTGGTATATGGGCGATGCTATCGGCATCGTGTTTATCATTCCCTGGCTACTGGTATTTACACCGAAAACCCTGTCTTCTCATGTATCCAAGGTCCGCTTTGTATTCTATTCCCTGATCACTATTACCTCCTGCACGGCGTTGCTGGGTTGGCTGGTGACCAAAACGGAAATGGAAAAACACAAAGTTGAGTTTACTGTTAATGTGAACGTCCTTGAGCGTGCACTCAGCGGTGAACTGTCCAAAGTCTCGGATATCCTTCAGGCGCTGGCGGGCTTTGTCAGAATTCAGGAAGATGTCACTCCTTCAGAATACCGTGTTTTTACGCTGGATCTGTTAAAGCGGAACCCGTCAATTCACGGGTTATCATGGAATGAAAGACTGGAGGGGCGGGAACTGAAGGCGTTTGAAACGGCTATGCAGGCGAGTTACGAGGCCTTCGATCCCACCATTCATTTTGAAGTGAAAGGTCTGGATGCCAAAGAAGATATGGTAGCGGTAGACAACCGCGATACCCACGTAATCGTGTCATTTATTGAGCCTATGACGGGCAACATAAAAGCTCTGGGTCTGGATGTGTATTCACAAATATCCCGCCGGAAAGCGCTGGATAACGCGTGGTCCAGCCATCGTTTATTCCCCACTGCGCCTATCAACCTTGTTCAGGGAGACCGCTCTGAGCCCGGCGTACTCATGTTCATGCCGGGTGGAAAAACCACCGGATCAAATCATTCCGGTTATGCCACTGCGGTATTGAAAGCTCAGGAAATGATTGAGAATGCTTTTGGTGATTCTCTTTTGCCTACCCTGGGTGTACTGGTCTTTGATCCGGCGGCACCGTCAGGCCAATCCACCTTGTTCCGGCAAAATCTCTCTGTCGAAGACGTAGAATACCTGACTACAGGATGGAATAAGCCGGCAGAGGACAGAGCGGGCTTCCTGGCTGAGCGTTTTCCGCTAAATGAGGTCAGGACAATTACTGTCGGGGGCCATAACTGGGTGCTGCTGCAGGTGAGCGGCAGCAGCTTTCTTTATCAGCCCTGGGGCGTACATTTACTGCTGGCAGGTTCTGTATTGTTCGCAGGGCTGCTGGGCTGGTTCATTATTATTGTGGCCGGGCATACTGATGAAATTGAATATCAGGTAAAACGCCGTACCCGCGATCTGACACAGGCTAACAGCAGACTGGTTGAGTCAGAGTATGCTCAGGCTGAAGCGGTTAAAGATGCAGAACGCTCAAACCGTGCGAAAAGTGAATTTCTGGCCAATATGAGCCACGAAATCCGTACGCCGCTGAATGCTATTCTGGGATTAAGCCGTTTAGGGCTGAACCAGGAGCCGCCGGCCAACTTCCGTGACAAGTTCGAAAAAATCAATCATTCCGGCGAGCTGTTGCTGGGTATTATTAACGACATTCTGGATTTTTCCAAAATCGAAGCGCAGAAACTGGAACTTGAGGAACAGATTTTTTCTATAAAGGACATTATCAGCCAGTTGCGGGATTTGTTTCTTGAACAAGCTAAAGCGAAGGGTATTGAACTGCAATTCCGTTTCGACGGCAAACTCCGCCCCTGGCTTACCGGTGACTCATTGCGTCTGCGGCAGATACTGGTGAACTTACTCAGCAATGCCATTAAATTCACCAGTGAGGGAAGTGTTACCCTGGTGTGCCGGTATGAAGATATCGACGACCATGAATGCTTGCTGGTAATTTCAGTGACAGACACCGGGATTGGGATGTCGGAAAGTCAGCAGAAGGTAGTCTTTGATGCCTTCACGCAGGCGGACTCTTCAACCAGCCGCAAATTTGGTGGTACAGGGCTGGGAATGACCATCAGCCATCGTCTGGCAACCGCCATGGACGGGAATATCTCAGTAACAAGCCGGCAGGGCGAGGGCACGACTTTTATAGTAAAACTGCCGTTTAAGTTACCTCAGCCACGGGAAATTGATGAGTTTAAAGCTGAGCGGGCACGGGTAAGAGACAACCGTGAAGGGGCTTTAAGCGGTCACGTATTACTCGTGGAAGATAACGAGATTAACCAGGAAGTGGTGGGTGAACAGTTACGTCACCTTGGGCTGGATGTCACCATGGCAGATAACGGAGCGCTGGCTGTGGCTGCAACGCGTCGCCATCATTTTGATATTATTTTAATGGATATTCAGATGCCGGTGATGGACGGCTATGAAGCGACCCGGCAAATCCGCGAATCAGGCATCAATGTACCGGTTATTGCTCTGACCGCTGCAGCCATGGTGGAAGACAAACGTAAAGCGCT encodes the following:
- a CDS encoding GAF domain-containing protein, which gives rise to MDYPVLPYEDARLKALHDLKILDTEPDERLDAITKAAQAYFDCKICLVSLIAEDRQWFKSRQCLDKTETPRNVSFCTYAIAEEEYLIVPDATQDNRFAGSPLVKGEPFIRAYAGMILKSPDGYELGTLCVIYDAPRTFSDQDINVLRDLGKQIEEIVFQHLR
- a CDS encoding response regulator, with translation MFKVQSHMQKLLATFLVSTGYILFGLLSIWAAIPPGFATVVWPAAGLGLLAVLLLGPFALFGVFAGAAVLNFIISLNYAGGEPSLFVSGMMGAFAATQALVGRVLIVSVIPAPVNFVRPAVVAKFLLLGAIISPLTGATLSNIFLWAQGVISDQDWFKNWVSWYMGDAIGIVFIIPWLLVFTPKTLSSHVSKVRFVFYSLITITSCTALLGWLVTKTEMEKHKVEFTVNVNVLERALSGELSKVSDILQALAGFVRIQEDVTPSEYRVFTLDLLKRNPSIHGLSWNERLEGRELKAFETAMQASYEAFDPTIHFEVKGLDAKEDMVAVDNRDTHVIVSFIEPMTGNIKALGLDVYSQISRRKALDNAWSSHRLFPTAPINLVQGDRSEPGVLMFMPGGKTTGSNHSGYATAVLKAQEMIENAFGDSLLPTLGVLVFDPAAPSGQSTLFRQNLSVEDVEYLTTGWNKPAEDRAGFLAERFPLNEVRTITVGGHNWVLLQVSGSSFLYQPWGVHLLLAGSVLFAGLLGWFIIIVAGHTDEIEYQVKRRTRDLTQANSRLVESEYAQAEAVKDAERSNRAKSEFLANMSHEIRTPLNAILGLSRLGLNQEPPANFRDKFEKINHSGELLLGIINDILDFSKIEAQKLELEEQIFSIKDIISQLRDLFLEQAKAKGIELQFRFDGKLRPWLTGDSLRLRQILVNLLSNAIKFTSEGSVTLVCRYEDIDDHECLLVISVTDTGIGMSESQQKVVFDAFTQADSSTSRKFGGTGLGMTISHRLATAMDGNISVTSRQGEGTTFIVKLPFKLPQPREIDEFKAERARVRDNREGALSGHVLLVEDNEINQEVVGEQLRHLGLDVTMADNGALAVAATRRHHFDIILMDIQMPVMDGYEATRQIRESGINVPVIALTAAAMVEDKRKALECGMDDHLSKPFRQEEMYTALTKWLNASKPSLTSPRDDRET